The stretch of DNA CGACAGTTCAATCTGCGGATACTCCGCATCGCGCAGGGCGGTGACCACATCACGCCACAACTCCGTGGACTCCAGCACATTGGCTTTGTCCACCGAGCACACCTTTTTGCTGCGCTTCATGGCGATTTCAAACGCCGAACGGGCCACGCGCTCGATTTCGTCGGTGTGGTAGACCAAGGTGTTGTAGCCCTTCTTGCGTCCGTCAGCCAGGGTCTCAACGCCTTTGGGCTCGCCAAAGTAGATACCTGAAGAGAGTTCGCGCACCACCATCATGTCGATGCCGCTGACCACTTCGGGTTTGAGTGTGGAGGCGTCAGCCAGTTGCGGATACACCACCGCAGGACGCAGATTGCAGTAGAGATCCAGCGCCTTGCGGATGCCCAACAGACCGCGCTCGGGACGCACCGCATAATCCAGCGACTCCCATTTGACGCCGCCCACCGCGCCCAGCAGCACCGCATCGGCGGATTTGGCGGCTGTGATGGTAGCCTCGGGCAGCGGGGTTCCGGTCTCGTCATAGGCGGTTCCACCGATGAGACCCTCATCAATAGTCAACTCAGCGCCATTGGCTTGCGCCCAATCGAGCACTTTGCGCGCTTCAGCAATGATCTCTTGGCCAATGCCATCACCGGGCAGCAAAAGGATACGCTTGCTCATAAACTCATATTCCTACTATAAAGGTCAGTCCAATGCGATGAATCAGCCGGGGAAGGCCCACGGGGCCTCGCTGCGCCGCTTCTGCTCAAACGCCTGAATTTCATCAAGGTGTTGCAAGGTCAGGCCGATATCGTCAAGGCCGTTAAGCAAACAGTGCTTGCGAAACGGATCCACCTCGAAGGCGATGCTCTTACCCTCGGGGGTGTTGATGCTCTGCGCTTCCAAGTCAACAGTCAGCTCGTAACCAGGCGTTGCCTCAATGTCTTGCATCAGCTCATCCACCACCGACGACGGCTGCACGATGGGCAGAATGCCGTTCTTAAAGCAGTTATTGAAGAAGATGTCGGCAAAGCTGGGCGCGATGATCACGCGGAAGCCGTAGTCCAGCAGCGCCCAGGGAGCATGCTCACGACTGGAGCCGCAGCCGAAGTTATCCCGCGTCACCAGAACTTTACCGCCCGCATAGCGCGCCTGATTCAGCACGAAATCCGTGTTGAGGGGACGACCCTCACAAGACACGCCGGGCTGCCCCTGGTCCAGATAGCGCCACTCATCGAACAGGTTGGGGCCGAAGCCGCTGCGCTGAATCGATTTGAGGAACTGCTTGGGGATGATGGCGTCGGTGTCCACATTGGCGCGGTCCAACGGCACGGCGATGGCGGTAATGGTGTTGAAAGCTTCCATGGTTCCTGTCCTTCGCGCTCAGTTCCAGTTACGGACGTCAACAAAATGACCGGCTACCGCCGCCGCCGCCGCCATGGCGGGGGACACCAGATGGGTGCGGCTATCCTTACCCTGACGCCCTTCAAAGTTGCGGTTGGAGGTGGAGGCGCAGCGTTCGCCGGGGGCCAACACGTCATCGTTCATGGCCAGACACATGGAGCAGCCCGGCTCACGCCATTCGAATCCGGCGTCGACAAAGATCTGGTCCAGACCTTCTGACTCGGCTTGATGTTTGACCAGGCCGGTGCCGGGCACCACCATGGCCAGCTTGACGCTATCGGCCACACGCTTGCCCTTGACCACCGCCGCCGCCGCGCGCAGGTCTTCAATCC from Magnetofaba australis IT-1 encodes:
- the leuB gene encoding 3-isopropylmalate dehydrogenase, whose product is MSKRILLLPGDGIGQEIIAEARKVLDWAQANGAELTIDEGLIGGTAYDETGTPLPEATITAAKSADAVLLGAVGGVKWESLDYAVRPERGLLGIRKALDLYCNLRPAVVYPQLADASTLKPEVVSGIDMMVVRELSSGIYFGEPKGVETLADGRKKGYNTLVYHTDEIERVARSAFEIAMKRSKKVCSVDKANVLESTELWRDVVTALRDAEYPQIELSHMYVDNAAMQLIRNPKQFDVMVTTNMFGDILSDAASMLTGSIGMLPSASLGEKYALYEPIHGSAPDIAGKGVANPLATILSASMMFRYSLDLGAIADKIDAAVNSVLDQDLRTADIMQAGKTEVGTAAMGDAVIKALG
- the leuD gene encoding 3-isopropylmalate dehydratase small subunit, producing the protein MEAFNTITAIAVPLDRANVDTDAIIPKQFLKSIQRSGFGPNLFDEWRYLDQGQPGVSCEGRPLNTDFVLNQARYAGGKVLVTRDNFGCGSSREHAPWALLDYGFRVIIAPSFADIFFNNCFKNGILPIVQPSSVVDELMQDIEATPGYELTVDLEAQSINTPEGKSIAFEVDPFRKHCLLNGLDDIGLTLQHLDEIQAFEQKRRSEAPWAFPG